The Verrucomicrobiales bacterium genome segment CGATTGTGGTTTCCCTATCCACACCGGGGAGGGCTCAAGACTCTTTTGTGGAGGTGAACGCTGCGGCCGCCGCAAGCGGTGCAGTTGCATCGGCATCCAGCACGGCCGGGGATCAGACGAGCCAATACGCCAACGACGGTGAAAGTGAGGGCGACAATCTGACGCGAAGTCTTGATGAGTTGAACCCGTGGGTGCGTGTTGATTTTGAGGCTGTGCAGCCCATCGGGCGTGTCGAGTATTGGGGGCCGGACAATTGCTGTTCTGAGCAGACTCGAGACCTGTTGATCACGCTCTTGGATTCGAGCGACGTTGTGGTTTGGAGCTATCAGGCGGTGGGTAATGCTCCGAGGCCGCTCGCGATCAACCTTCCTTCTGCTGTTAATGCCAAGGCAATTCGCGTCGAGCGAGTGCTGGCCAGCCCGGCTTCGATTGCGGTTTCCGAGCTGCGCGCGATTCAGCCCGACGGCACGGCAATCCTGGCTACCGTGGTGACTCATCCGGGCGACCTAAGTGTGGTCGAGAGCGGCACCGCCACCTTCGGACCCGTGGCTGCTGTGGTGGAAGGGGGGCCGCAGGAGCGCCTGACCTTCCAGTGGCAGCGTAACGGAGTCGACATCCCTCGTGCTACCAGCGCCTCCTATACCACCCCGATCGTTGGCTCGGCTGACAATGGGGCGAAGTATCGTTGCCGTTTTTTGCTTTCGGGTAAGTTCACAGACAGCACCGAAGCGATGCTCACTGTTACCGAGGACGCCATTCCTCCGGCGGTTACTGGTATCTCGTTTCTCGGTGGCCGCGGATTGAGTGCCCGAGTCAGCTTCAGCGAGTGGGTGGATGCTGCGACCGCTGAGACCGTCGCCAACTATGTTTTCGCGGGAGGGGTGACGGTCCAATCCGCCCGCCTCCTGCGAACCTACTCTGATGCGGGGGGGACTTACGGCAGTAATGTGGTTCTCAGCCTTTCCGGGCCCCCGATGAACACTGACTACTCAGTTCGCATCGACTCGGTCAAGGATGTGGCAGGCAATGAAATGGCCGCGGCCGCCAACCTCAGCGGCAACGTTGGTTTTTATGAGATCAATCTGGCTCGCGGTGGCATCGCTTCTTCCTCGAGCGTGGATTTCGGAGGCGTTCCGGAGCGTGCCATTGACGGCGATGCCAATGGCGAGCTGAGCGCCGGCACGCTCATGCACAGCCGCGCCGAACCCAATCCTTACCTTCAGGTGGATCTTCCGGCGCCAACCGCGATCGGTCGGATCGTCTTTTGGCGACGCACCGATTGCTGTGATGAGCGGAACACCGATGTGCTTATTACCGTTCGCGATGAGGTTGGAGCTGTTCTTTGGCGTTTTCAGCAAGGCATACCTTCGCCGACGCCGAACCCGCTTGCCTTCAACCTCGACCCGGTGGTCGTGGGTAAGTCGATTCGCATCGAGCGTCAGGCGGAAGCCAACGTGGTCCTCTCCGTGGCTGAGCTTGAGGCGGTCGCGCCCTATGTGAACGTCACGATCGAACCGACCCAAGTTCCGTCCAATGTGGTCGCGTTGCAGGACACCACTGTCACCTTTGGACCTGTGGAAGCAGCGGTTACCGGTGCCCCGGCTGACAAGCTCAGCTTTCAGTGGCAAGTCAACGGGGTAGATATTCCCGGGGCCACTCGTGCGAGTTACACCACCGAACGATTGAGCCTCGCTGACAATGGCAAGACCATCTCGGTGAAGTACCTGCTGTCCGGCGTGGCGGTAACCCGGAGCGCGATTCTGAGGGTGAACCAGGACGTGGTTGCTCCCTTGGTCGCCTCCCACGGGGCCATAGGACAGAATATCGCAATCCGCTTCAACGAGTTGATGAGCGCAACCGCAGGCAGGGCTTCTAACTACACTTTCATCGGGGGAACGATCGGCTTGGCCGAGCTCCAGTCCGACGGGAGGACTGTGGTTCTTCGGGTCACTGGCCTGGGTAACGATTACCGGCTGAATGTCCGTGCCGGGATCACGGACCTGGCCGGCAACTCGATTGTTCCAGTGACTCTCAGCGGGGTGGGCTTTACCAACTACAGCATGGGCACCATTGGCACCAATGGAGTTGGCGATGGCTACACGTCGGGCGGCCAAGTATTCGGGATTCGGCGGAGCGGGGGGATTCGTGCTGCCAACCGCAATGGGGATGATATTCAATTCGTTTACCAGCAGGTGAATGGCGATTTTGACAAGGTGATCCGGTTGCAGCAACTGGATGAGGGAAGCCGCGGAGGTTTGATGGCGCGCCACACACTCGAACCAGTCAGCCGACTGGTAAAGCTAGTTGCCTCCGATGATACCGTGGCCTTCAGGAATCGGATCGTGCTCGATTGGGACGGGAAGACCCCGACCCCCTACGACCAGCAGGGAGCGATTAGCGGTCTGAACGCCGTTCTCGCGAACCGCGACCAATGGCTGCGGTTGAAAAGGACGGGGCAGAGTTTTCATGCTTTTGTGCGGGACAGTGCGCATTCGTGGGCCTTGGTGTTCTCCAAGTATAGCGTCGACATGCCTGGGCAGATGTATGTTGGATTCTTTGTGGGCAACAACGGTGAGCTGCCCGGTCAGGCTGTGTTTAGCGATTATGGGGACTATGTGGCCACCGGCGACACTCAGGCTCCCACGCTTTTGTCCGGCGGCACCTGGGACAAAAAGCGCGTGGGCATCAAGTTCTCCGAGCAGATCCTCGGAGCCTCTGTCATCGCCTCCAACTTCAGCCTCAGCCAGGGCACCGTCACCAAAGCCGTGGTGGGGATCAACGGCGATTCGGTGTACTTGGACGTGGCCGATCTTGCCAGTGACAGTTTTACCGTCACTGCCACGGGGGTTCGGGACCTGGGCGGGAACGTGATGGTGGGCAGTCAGGCCGTCACGGTGACCGTTGACGGCTGGCAGGCTGATGATGAGGGTGTCTTTGTGGATCCGAAGCAGCGTCCTCAGGTCGGTGATGATCCCGCTATCATTGGCTCCTCTACCTTTCTTGCGTCGGGCGATCAGGTAGAAATCGACTACATCGGAGGGGGCTACAATAATTCCTTCGCGGATCGGAACCACTTTGTCTACAAGCCGATCTCGGGCGACTTTGACTGGGCCGTGGAGTGTACGCGGTATGACAAGACAGACAGCCTGGCCGGCTGGGGAAATGGGGGGTTGACCGTGGCGGCCGGCCTCTACGCGGCGGTCAACGTGGACGGAACCCCCATTGAGCCGAACACCGATCTGGCGACCCGCGTGCCTCGGTATTCTGCCGTGACCTACACCTTCGGCTCGGCAAATGGGAACAAGCGGGCGCTGAACACGTGGCGGGATCAGGTAGGAGACGATCAGGGAAACAGCGGAGGACCCGAGTTCACCACCCCTGATACCAACGGTTTTGTTGGAAAGTTTGGAACCTATACTCGT includes the following:
- a CDS encoding Ig-like domain-containing protein, which produces MPKFPLGIDGSTWRSLQKIFAFLAIVVSLSTPGRAQDSFVEVNAAAAASGAVASASSTAGDQTSQYANDGESEGDNLTRSLDELNPWVRVDFEAVQPIGRVEYWGPDNCCSEQTRDLLITLLDSSDVVVWSYQAVGNAPRPLAINLPSAVNAKAIRVERVLASPASIAVSELRAIQPDGTAILATVVTHPGDLSVVESGTATFGPVAAVVEGGPQERLTFQWQRNGVDIPRATSASYTTPIVGSADNGAKYRCRFLLSGKFTDSTEAMLTVTEDAIPPAVTGISFLGGRGLSARVSFSEWVDAATAETVANYVFAGGVTVQSARLLRTYSDAGGTYGSNVVLSLSGPPMNTDYSVRIDSVKDVAGNEMAAAANLSGNVGFYEINLARGGIASSSSVDFGGVPERAIDGDANGELSAGTLMHSRAEPNPYLQVDLPAPTAIGRIVFWRRTDCCDERNTDVLITVRDEVGAVLWRFQQGIPSPTPNPLAFNLDPVVVGKSIRIERQAEANVVLSVAELEAVAPYVNVTIEPTQVPSNVVALQDTTVTFGPVEAAVTGAPADKLSFQWQVNGVDIPGATRASYTTERLSLADNGKTISVKYLLSGVAVTRSAILRVNQDVVAPLVASHGAIGQNIAIRFNELMSATAGRASNYTFIGGTIGLAELQSDGRTVVLRVTGLGNDYRLNVRAGITDLAGNSIVPVTLSGVGFTNYSMGTIGTNGVGDGYTSGGQVFGIRRSGGIRAANRNGDDIQFVYQQVNGDFDKVIRLQQLDEGSRGGLMARHTLEPVSRLVKLVASDDTVAFRNRIVLDWDGKTPTPYDQQGAISGLNAVLANRDQWLRLKRTGQSFHAFVRDSAHSWALVFSKYSVDMPGQMYVGFFVGNNGELPGQAVFSDYGDYVATGDTQAPTLLSGGTWDKKRVGIKFSEQILGASVIASNFSLSQGTVTKAVVGINGDSVYLDVADLASDSFTVTATGVRDLGGNVMVGSQAVTVTVDGWQADDEGVFVDPKQRPQVGDDPAIIGSSTFLASGDQVEIDYIGGGYNNSFADRNHFVYKPISGDFDWAVECTRYDKTDSLAGWGNGGLTVAAGLYAAVNVDGTPIEPNTDLATRVPRYSAVTYTFGSANGNKRALNTWRDQVGDDQGNSGGPEFTTPDTNGFVGKFGTYTRFINSAGEALSNTRPDQNPWLRLVRVGTKVTGYWSLFGNTWQLIDGEGRDMPNIPNDAIIGWMCTTDHNGGYGKGKPNHYVAANLRNFGPYASLLDVRIHPTGSGFDLLFRGGKLQSAFDPGGPWIDVPGGDRSPIRVSAEGGQQFFRVIGN